In Pyrus communis chromosome 1, drPyrComm1.1, whole genome shotgun sequence, the following are encoded in one genomic region:
- the LOC137736886 gene encoding large ribosomal subunit protein uL18z-like — MPFVKSQKSRAYFKRFQVKYKRRREGKTDYRARIRLINQDKNKYNTPKYRFVVRFTNKDIVAQIVSASIAGDLVLAAAYAHELPHYGLEVGLTNYAAAYCTGLLLARRVLKKLEMDDEYEGNVEATGEDYSVEPAESRRPFRALLDVGLIRTTTGNRVFGALKGALDGGLDIPHSEKRFAGFSKDSKQLDAEVHRKYIYGGHVAAYMNTLGEDEPEKYQTHFSEYIKKGIEADNIEELYKKVHAAIRADPTPKKTEKQPPTEHKRYNLKKLTFDERKKKLVERLTAFNDAANEDDDDDE; from the exons CCGTTCGTCAAGTCTCAAAAGTCTAGGGCTTACTTCAAGAGGTTTCAAGTCAAGTATAAGAGAAGGAGAG AGGGGAAGACCGACTACCGTGCCAGGATTAGGCTCATTAACCAAGATAAGAACAAGTACAACACACCCAAGTATCGGTTTGTTGTGCGATTT ACCAACAAGGATATTGTTGCCCAAATTGTATCTGCCAGCATTGCTGGTGATCTCGTTCTCGCTGCAGCTTATGCTCATGAGCTGCCACACTATGGGCTTGAAGTTGGTCTCACAAACTATGCAGCAG CCTACTGCACTGGCCTTCTCTTGGCTCGTCGTGTGTTGAAGAAGCTTGAAATGGATGACGAATATGAGGGCAATGTTGAG GCTACTGGTGAGGACTACTCTGTGGAGCCAGCTGAGAGCAGAAGGCCATTCCGTGCCCTTCTTGATGTTGGCCTGATCAGGACCACCACAGGAAATCGTGTATTCGGTGCCTTGAAG GGTGCTTTGGATGGGGGTTTAGATATCCCTCACAGTGAGAAGAGGTTTGCTGGTTTCTCCAAGGATAGCAAACAGCTTGACGCTGAGGTTCATCGCAAATATATCTATGGAGGCCATGTTGCGGCATACAtgaat ACTTTGGGGGAGGATGAGCCAGAGAAATATCAGACTCACTTCAGCGAATATATCAAGAAAGGTATTGAAGCAGATAACATTGAGGAGTTGTACAAGAAAGTTCATGCTGCCATTCGTGCTGATCCTACCCCTAAGAAGACTGAGAAGCAGCCGCCTACGGAGCACaagag GTACAATCTCAAGAAGCTTACCTTTgatgaaaggaagaagaagttgGTCGAGAGGTTGACTGCCTTCAACGACGCAGCTAACGAGGACGACGATGATGACGAGTGA